In Zingiber officinale cultivar Zhangliang chromosome 1A, Zo_v1.1, whole genome shotgun sequence, a genomic segment contains:
- the LOC121998788 gene encoding zinc finger protein ZAT7-like, translating to MKRSSYRFGGEAGIDSIDMAGILMLLSRGGGGGGGEGGAGDESRVFECKTCSRRFPSYQALGGHRASHKKPRLVAAGDEAEKPRSHECSVCGLEFAVGQALGGHMRRHRVPSSSLFERGAEAAAVEREGMRGVVLDLNLPAPLENSVVDLKLGLGLTTNLVESVDN from the coding sequence ATGAAGAGATCGTCGTATCGGTTCGGAGGAGAAGCCGGGATCGATAGCATCGACATGGCCGGCATCCTCATGCTCTTATctcgcggcggcggcggcggtggcggcgAAGGAGGGGCCGGCGACGAGAGTCGCGTGTTCGAGTGCAAGACGTGCAGCCGCCGGTTCCCGTCGTACCAGGCGCTGGGGGGCCACCGCGCGAGCCACAAGAAGCCGCGGCTGGTCGCCGCAGGCGACGAGGCGGAGAAGCCGAGGAGCCACGAGTGCTCCGTCTGCGGGCTCGAGTTCGCCGTCGGCCAGGCGCTGGGCGGACACATGCGACGCCACAGGGTGCCGTCGTCGTCGTTGTTTGAGCGCGGCGCGGAGGCGGCGGCGGTGGAGCGGGAAGGGATGAGGGGAGTGGTCTTGGACTTGAACTTGCCGGCGCCGCTGGAGAACAGCGTCGTCGATCTCAAACTGGGGTTGGGATTAACAACAAATTTGGTGGAGAGTGTTGATAATTAA
- the LOC122015348 gene encoding syntaxin-52-like — protein MASSLEQWMKEFNEASRLSEEISVMLSERGSLPPSGPETQRQLTAMRRKITILRTRLENLESLLSKLPSLQPIKDKELHKRQEMLSNLKSKANQMASTLNMSNFGNRENLLGDGKKPVDVATMVAGLDNQGIVGLQRQVMREQDQGLEQLEETVLSTKHIALAVNEELDLHTRLIDDLDQQVDVTDSRLRRVQKRLAILNKRTKGGCSCKCLLLSVIAIVVLIVVVWSLIKYL, from the exons ATGGCATCTTCGTTAGAACAATGGATGAAAGAGTTCAACGAAGCATCAAGGCTTTCTGAGGAAATTAGTGTTATGCTTTCTGAAAGGGGCTCTTTGCCTCCATCTGGGCCTGAGACCCAACGCCAATTGACTGCAATGAGGAGGAAGATAACAATTCTCCGGACCAGACTGGAGAACTTGGAGTCGCTTCTTTCAAAGCTTCCTAGCTTACAGCCAAT AAAGGATAAGGAATTACACAAGCGCCAAGAGATGCTATCAAATCTTAAATCTAAAGCAAATCAGATGGCATCCACGTTAAACATGTCCAACTTCGGGAACAG GGAGAACTTGCTTGGAGATGGTAAAAAACCAGTTGATGTGGCAACAATGGTCGCTGGGTTGGATAATCAGGGTATTGTTGGTTTGCAGAGGCAGGTTATGAGAG AGCAAGACCAGGGTCTTGAACAACTGGAGGAGACTGTGTTAAGCACCAAACATATTGCATTAGCAGTTAATGAAGAGCTGGATCTGCACACAAGATTAATT GATGATCTGGACCAGCAAGTTGATGTAACCGACTCAAGGTTACGG AGAGTTCAAAAGAGACTGGCAATCCTCAACAAGCGCACAAAAGGTGGCTGTTCTTGCAAGTGTCTGCTCTTATCGGTCATCGCTATTGTAGTTCTCATTGTTGTAGTTTGGTCCCTCATCAAGTACTTGTAA